In Nicotiana tabacum cultivar K326 chromosome 11, ASM71507v2, whole genome shotgun sequence, a single window of DNA contains:
- the LOC107792604 gene encoding uncharacterized protein LOC107792604 codes for MQRAPEMAPVVDGSARFRELLQDIRNGQHTLPDSFVYLLIPGFFSNHGPLYFVSTKKFFSKMGLTCHIAKIHSEASVEQNAWELKQYIEELHWGSGKRVMLLGHSKGGVDASAALSKYWPELKDKVAGLAFVQSPYGGTPVASDILREGQIADKETRRIMEFLICELIKGDIGALEDLTYEKRQEFIKNHKLPDDIPVISFHSEASIALNVIATMSHIAHAELPWLPLPGFGDNDSADVIQAGCKVPVIVPVSAGLALCALHLQLRYGEKSDGLVTCRDAEVPGSVVVKPDMKLDHAWMVYSSWKKDPNEPDASEMCEALLTMLVELGKNRKKLC; via the exons ATGCAACGAGCTCCTGAAATGGCTCCTGTAGTTGATGGCTCAGCTAGATTTAGAGAACTACTACAAGATATTAG GAATGGACAGCACACACTACCGGATTCTTTTGTTTATCTACTAATTCCAG GGTTTTTTAGCAATCACGGTCCCTTATATTTTGTGAGCACTAAGAAGTTCTTTTCAAAGATGGGACTAACTTGCCATATTGCTAAGATTCATAGTGAG GCATCCGTGGAACAAAATGCATGGGAATTGAAGCAATACATCGAGGAGTTACACTGGGGGTCTGGCAAACGTGTGATGCTGCTTGGTCACAGTAAGGGTGGGGTCGACGCCTCCGCTGCTTTGTCAAAATATTGGCCTGAATTAAAGGATAAAGTTGCAGGGCTGGCATTTGTGCAGAGCCCTTATGGTGGGACGCCTGTTGCATCAGATATTCTTCGTGAAGGCCAGATTGCTGACAAGGAAACGCGAAGGATCATGGAATTTTTAATATGCGAGCTAATTAAG GGTGACATAGGGGCATTAGAGGATCTCACGTATGAGAAGCGACAGGAGTTCATAAAAAACCACAAGCTTCCTGACGATATTCCTGTCATCTCCTTCCATTCTGAAGCCAGTATAGCACTGAACGTAATAGCAACAATGTCCCATATTGCACATGCTGAACTTCCTTGGCTACCTTTGCCTGGATTTGGTGACAATGACTCAGCCGATGTCATCCAAGCAGGCTGCAAGGTGCCTGTTATAGTTCCTGTTTCTGCTGGACTCGCTCTTTGTGCACTCCACCTGCAATTAAGGTATGGAGAGAAGAGTGACGGTTTAGTGACCTGTCGTGATGCTGAAGTGCCTGGTTCAGTGGTGGTAAAACCAGACATGAAGCTTGATCATGCTTGGATGGTATATTCATCATGGAAAAAGGACCCAAATGAACCGGATGCTAGTGAAATGTGTGAAGCTTTGTTAACTATGCTTGTGGAACTCGGTAAGAACAGAAAGAAGCTTTGTTAA